The Miltoncostaea oceani genome includes a region encoding these proteins:
- a CDS encoding 1-phosphofructokinase family hexose kinase: protein MGFPWDPPPADARAADIVTLTLNPALDATTDVPELVAGPKLRCGAVRREAGGGGVNVARAVTGLGGRALAVLAAGGSTGAEIERCLVDEGVPRRVIPIAGTSRENVAVHERASGGLYRLVMPGPALTAAEWRRCIDVAADAAEGDLLVASGSLPPGVPADAYARLARTVASRGVRLLLDTAGPGLRGGLGAGVHLIKPNARELDELAGRALDDAGREEFAASIVRGGGADVVIVTLGADGALVVDGGGPTRIHPPPVAHPDSAVGAGDNFMAGLVLALAAARDTAGACAVGVAAAAAALLTPGTAPCRRADLEAMLTAMGRADDVAVLPRRATRAAAT from the coding sequence ATGGGCTTCCCGTGGGACCCGCCACCGGCGGACGCCCGCGCCGCGGACATCGTCACGCTCACCCTGAACCCGGCGCTCGACGCGACGACCGACGTCCCCGAGCTGGTCGCGGGACCGAAGCTGAGGTGCGGCGCCGTCCGCCGCGAGGCGGGCGGCGGTGGCGTCAACGTCGCGCGCGCGGTCACGGGTCTCGGGGGACGCGCCCTCGCGGTGCTCGCCGCCGGCGGCTCGACGGGGGCCGAGATCGAACGGTGCCTCGTCGACGAGGGCGTTCCGCGGCGGGTGATCCCGATCGCCGGCACCAGCCGGGAGAACGTCGCGGTGCACGAACGCGCGAGCGGCGGCCTCTACCGGCTGGTGATGCCCGGGCCGGCGCTCACCGCCGCGGAGTGGCGCCGCTGCATCGACGTCGCCGCCGACGCCGCGGAGGGGGACCTGCTCGTGGCGAGCGGGAGCCTGCCGCCCGGCGTCCCGGCCGACGCGTACGCGCGCCTCGCCCGCACGGTCGCGTCGCGCGGGGTGCGGCTGCTGCTCGACACCGCCGGTCCGGGGCTGCGTGGGGGCCTCGGCGCCGGCGTCCACCTGATCAAGCCGAACGCCCGCGAGCTCGACGAGCTGGCGGGGCGGGCCCTCGACGACGCGGGGCGCGAGGAGTTCGCGGCGTCGATCGTGCGCGGCGGCGGCGCCGACGTCGTGATCGTCACCCTCGGCGCGGACGGTGCGCTGGTGGTGGACGGCGGCGGCCCCACCCGGATCCACCCCCCGCCCGTCGCGCACCCCGACAGCGCCGTCGGGGCGGGCGACAACTTCATGGCCGGCCTCGTCCTGGCCCTGGCCGCCGCACGCGACACCGCCGGGGCGTGCGCCGTCGGCGTCGCCGCGGCGGCCGCCGCCCTCCTCACGCCGGGCACCGCCCCGTGCCGGCGCGCCGACCTCGAGGCGATGCTGACCGCGATGGGGCGCGCCGACGACGTGGCGGTGCTCCCCCGCCGGGCGACCCGGGCGGCGGCGACGTGA
- a CDS encoding NAD(P)/FAD-dependent oxidoreductase — protein sequence MTGPTTPTRVLIAGAGIAGVEAALALRAFAGDAVRTRLIDPGRRFRIPATATGRAFGVGSVEDHPLADVAARAGATLTRGTVAAVDAPRHVVMLAGGRLLTYDALIVAVGAWAEPALPGALRFAGHADTEAIRSAVEDIAASVARGASPRLAIVIPSGCAWPLAAYELALMAHEHLTASGNVARIAIVTAEETPLAAFGPDAGAAVERMLGRSGIEVQTGREVEAWRWGRLELVGGGLLPADRVIAMPVLRGPAIEGLPADARGFVTTGDDGAVSGAPDVWAVGDGTAHPVKQGAVACRQADAVAATISRRLGIPAEELAYRPALRGWVYDTGRQRFVRAGRDASADGDDLPLGWPVAKVAGRFLTPFLQAWSADAPRASVPLARAG from the coding sequence ATGACCGGACCGACCACCCCCACCCGCGTGCTGATCGCCGGCGCGGGGATCGCCGGCGTCGAGGCGGCGCTCGCGCTCCGCGCGTTCGCCGGGGACGCCGTGCGGACCCGCCTCATCGACCCGGGGCGCAGGTTCCGCATCCCCGCGACCGCGACGGGCCGCGCCTTCGGCGTCGGCTCCGTCGAGGACCATCCGCTGGCCGACGTCGCCGCGCGCGCCGGGGCGACCCTGACGCGGGGGACCGTCGCCGCGGTCGACGCGCCCCGCCACGTCGTGATGCTCGCGGGCGGCCGCCTGCTGACCTACGACGCCCTGATCGTCGCCGTCGGCGCATGGGCGGAGCCCGCGCTCCCGGGGGCGCTGCGCTTCGCCGGGCACGCCGACACCGAGGCCATCCGCTCCGCCGTCGAGGACATCGCGGCGTCGGTCGCCCGCGGGGCGTCGCCACGCCTCGCGATCGTCATCCCCTCCGGCTGCGCGTGGCCCCTCGCCGCGTACGAGCTCGCCCTGATGGCGCACGAGCACCTGACGGCGTCGGGCAACGTGGCGCGCATCGCCATCGTCACCGCCGAGGAGACGCCGCTCGCGGCGTTCGGCCCCGACGCCGGGGCGGCGGTGGAGCGGATGCTCGGCCGCTCCGGGATCGAGGTGCAGACGGGCCGCGAGGTGGAGGCGTGGCGCTGGGGCCGGCTGGAGCTCGTCGGTGGCGGGCTCCTCCCCGCGGACCGCGTCATCGCGATGCCGGTGCTGCGCGGGCCGGCGATCGAGGGGCTGCCGGCCGACGCCCGCGGGTTCGTGACCACCGGCGACGACGGCGCCGTGAGCGGCGCGCCGGACGTGTGGGCGGTGGGCGACGGCACCGCCCACCCTGTCAAGCAGGGGGCGGTGGCGTGCCGCCAGGCCGACGCCGTCGCCGCGACGATCTCGCGGCGCCTCGGCATCCCGGCCGAGGAGCTCGCGTACCGCCCGGCGCTGCGCGGCTGGGTCTACGACACCGGCCGCCAGCGGTTCGTGCGGGCCGGACGGGACGCGTCGGCCGACGGCGACGACCTGCCGCTGGGGTGGCCGGTCGCGAAGGTCGCCGGCCGGTTCCTCACCCCGTTCCTGCAGGCGTGGTCGGCGGACGCCCCCCGCGCCTCGGTGCCCCTGGCGCGCGCGGGCTGA
- a CDS encoding phosphatase PAP2 family protein, producing MRAVRLNGISGLRHGRRRARTFPGWWPLALQALLVVLAALCYFGVRGLTRSRAGPAEDHARGILALERDLLIDRERWLQETVIGHDTLVDAANAVYMYGHWPVIAITLAVLFARAPDRYWLLRNAMFASGAIGLVIFALYPVAPPRLGILDIVDTVTQRTEVYRTLQPPGLINRYAAMPSLHFGWNLILGVVVWTSTRNLFLRVFAVAMPIAMGLAVVATGNHYVVDVAGGAVVALTGLAVARALPAVIPVPRWARPPASR from the coding sequence ATGCGCGCCGTCCGCCTCAACGGGATCAGCGGGCTGCGGCACGGGCGGCGCCGCGCCCGGACGTTCCCCGGGTGGTGGCCGCTCGCGCTGCAGGCGCTGCTCGTCGTGCTCGCCGCCCTCTGCTACTTCGGGGTCCGCGGGCTGACGCGCTCCCGCGCCGGACCCGCGGAGGACCACGCGCGCGGCATCCTGGCGCTCGAGCGTGACCTGCTGATCGACCGCGAGCGGTGGCTGCAGGAGACCGTGATCGGCCACGACACGCTCGTGGACGCGGCGAACGCCGTCTACATGTACGGCCACTGGCCGGTGATCGCGATCACCCTCGCGGTGCTCTTCGCCCGGGCCCCGGACCGCTACTGGCTGCTGAGGAACGCCATGTTCGCCTCGGGCGCCATCGGCCTCGTGATCTTCGCGCTGTACCCGGTTGCCCCGCCGCGGCTCGGGATCCTCGACATCGTCGACACCGTCACCCAGCGGACGGAGGTCTACCGGACGCTCCAGCCGCCCGGCCTCATCAACCGGTACGCGGCGATGCCGAGCCTGCACTTCGGCTGGAACCTGATCCTCGGGGTGGTCGTGTGGACGTCGACGCGGAACCTGTTCCTCCGCGTGTTCGCGGTGGCCATGCCGATCGCGATGGGCCTCGCCGTCGTCGCGACCGGCAACCACTACGTCGTCGACGTCGCCGGCGGGGCGGTCGTCGCCCTGACGGGCCTCGCCGTGGCCCGGGCGCTGCCCGCGGTGATCCCGGTGCCCCGCTGGGCGCGGCCTCCGGCGTCGCGGTGA
- a CDS encoding ABC transporter permease subunit, producing MRPDVAIATLRGLRRSLTWWAIGLAALVAVQVSVYPTVRDDSGFADLTEQYPEVLKDLFGFGEAGFDYTSAAGYLGAELFSLMVPLLLIIAAVGTGAGGIAGEEERGTLDLLLSLPVSRGRVVAEKLVAMAAEVLLLGLVVWVALAVGVRAVDMDVSVAHLAAAAFSAALLAMTFGALAMLAGAATGRRATAIGAAAALAVAAYLVNSLGGLVSWLEPLRPLTPFHHYEAPDPLRHGLEAGHLAVLIALPLVVAVVAVLAIDRRDLGS from the coding sequence GTGCGGCCTGACGTCGCGATCGCGACGCTGCGGGGTCTGCGGCGGAGCCTGACGTGGTGGGCGATCGGCCTCGCCGCGCTCGTCGCCGTCCAGGTGTCGGTCTACCCGACGGTCCGCGACGACAGCGGGTTCGCGGACCTGACCGAGCAGTACCCGGAGGTCCTGAAGGACCTGTTCGGGTTCGGGGAGGCGGGGTTCGACTACACCAGCGCCGCCGGGTACCTCGGCGCGGAGCTGTTCTCGCTCATGGTGCCGCTGCTGCTCATCATCGCCGCCGTCGGCACCGGGGCGGGGGGGATCGCCGGCGAGGAGGAGCGGGGGACCCTCGACCTGCTCCTCTCGCTGCCGGTGAGCCGGGGCCGCGTCGTGGCGGAGAAGCTCGTCGCGATGGCGGCCGAGGTGCTGCTCCTCGGGCTCGTCGTGTGGGTCGCGCTCGCGGTCGGCGTCCGGGCCGTCGACATGGACGTCTCCGTGGCGCACCTCGCCGCCGCCGCGTTCTCCGCGGCCCTGCTCGCGATGACGTTCGGCGCGCTCGCGATGCTCGCCGGCGCGGCGACGGGGCGGCGGGCGACCGCGATCGGCGCCGCGGCGGCCCTCGCCGTCGCCGCCTACCTCGTGAACTCGCTCGGCGGCCTCGTCTCGTGGCTCGAGCCGCTGCGCCCCCTCACGCCCTTCCACCACTACGAGGCGCCCGACCCGTTGCGACACGGCCTGGAGGCGGGTCACCTCGCCGTGCTGATCGCCCTGCCGCTCGTCGTCGCCGTCGTCGCCGTGCTCGCCATCGACCGCCGCGACCTCGGCTCCTGA
- a CDS encoding acetate/propionate family kinase produces MTVTGTDVLVVNAGSTGVKLDVVDAGGRSRTLRALADAPGGLAGVGHRVVHGGGRFTAPVRIDDDVLAALDEVGALAPLHNGPAVRLAREARAALPDVPHVAVFDTAFHATMPDEATRYAVPDAWVTGASVRRYGFHGLSVEWACERAAAVLGGLPSRTVVCHLGGGASVTAVRDGRSVDTSMGMSPLDGLVMATRAGAIDPDVPLHMILRRGVPAAEVEDVLNHASGMTALAGTADMREVEAAGAAGDARARGALDVHDHRLAAVVAGMTAALGGLDLVVFTGGAGEGSSRTRAALAGRLAHLGVAIDPGRNAHGGEGEVSAAGAAVRTLVVHAREDVVIARAVRRVTGHDGGERA; encoded by the coding sequence GTGACCGTGACCGGCACGGACGTCCTCGTCGTCAACGCCGGCTCGACCGGCGTGAAGCTCGACGTCGTCGACGCGGGCGGGCGGAGCCGGACGCTCCGCGCGCTCGCCGACGCGCCCGGGGGACTCGCCGGGGTCGGCCACCGCGTCGTCCATGGCGGGGGCCGGTTCACCGCCCCGGTGCGGATCGACGACGACGTGCTCGCCGCCCTCGACGAGGTGGGGGCGCTCGCGCCGCTCCACAACGGCCCCGCCGTGCGCCTCGCCCGCGAGGCGCGCGCCGCCCTGCCGGACGTCCCCCACGTCGCCGTGTTCGACACCGCCTTCCACGCCACGATGCCCGACGAGGCGACGCGCTACGCCGTCCCCGACGCGTGGGTCACCGGCGCGAGCGTCCGGCGCTACGGCTTCCACGGCCTCTCGGTGGAGTGGGCGTGCGAGCGCGCCGCCGCGGTCCTCGGCGGGCTCCCGTCCCGGACCGTCGTCTGCCACCTCGGCGGCGGCGCCTCCGTCACCGCGGTCCGCGACGGCCGCTCGGTCGACACGAGCATGGGGATGAGCCCCCTCGACGGCCTCGTCATGGCGACCCGCGCGGGCGCCATCGACCCCGACGTCCCCCTCCACATGATCCTGCGCCGCGGCGTCCCCGCCGCCGAGGTGGAGGACGTGCTGAACCACGCGAGCGGCATGACCGCCCTGGCCGGCACCGCCGACATGCGGGAGGTGGAGGCGGCCGGCGCCGCCGGCGACGCGCGGGCGCGGGGGGCGCTCGACGTGCACGACCACCGCCTCGCCGCGGTCGTCGCCGGCATGACCGCGGCCCTCGGGGGCCTCGACCTGGTCGTGTTCACCGGCGGCGCCGGCGAGGGGTCGTCGCGCACCCGGGCCGCCCTCGCCGGCCGCCTCGCCCACCTCGGCGTGGCGATCGACCCCGGGCGAAACGCCCACGGGGGCGAGGGCGAGGTGTCGGCGGCGGGGGCGGCGGTGCGGACGCTGGTGGTACACGCCCGGGAGGACGTGGTGATCGCGCGCGCGGTGCGGCGGGTCACCGGACACGACGGAGGGGAGAGGGCATGA
- a CDS encoding lysylphosphatidylglycerol synthase domain-containing protein encodes MAAAVAGIAVAGLAAWGLTQVDAAAAGAALTGADPRLVAAALALYLVGQTVSGAMWAVCQGAGGVHRLPLGTALGMHWVSRAACELLPASLGEAVRVALVRRHPAGARAGGWRIAGGIAGYKAIDAAVTGAAVLVVALAVPLPGPAGGLRWTAVGSVAVVALAAVAWRLVPRRPAEGPGRVRRALARLGEGAGVLGHGPAARTATVLGVVALLARVLSLCALLAALGAPPQAAPVAFSVIVLAGIVPAAPGGAGTRELVLVPALVMAYGMTSADALAFSLAVQATALASSLVVGLVALAWLATGPLTGRGGDLVAVPADGAGAPLSAALSPRAPGAPRRGGRPPTTPAGTG; translated from the coding sequence ATGGCCGCGGCCGTCGCGGGCATCGCGGTCGCGGGCCTCGCGGCGTGGGGCCTGACGCAGGTCGACGCGGCCGCCGCCGGCGCCGCTCTCACCGGGGCGGACCCACGACTCGTGGCCGCGGCGCTCGCGCTCTACCTCGTGGGGCAGACCGTGTCGGGGGCGATGTGGGCCGTCTGCCAGGGGGCCGGCGGCGTCCACCGGCTCCCGCTCGGGACCGCGCTCGGCATGCACTGGGTGTCCCGCGCCGCGTGCGAGCTGCTGCCGGCGAGCCTCGGCGAGGCCGTCCGGGTGGCGCTCGTGCGGCGCCACCCGGCCGGAGCCCGGGCGGGTGGCTGGCGCATCGCCGGCGGCATCGCGGGCTACAAGGCGATCGACGCCGCCGTCACCGGCGCGGCGGTCCTGGTCGTCGCCCTCGCCGTGCCGCTCCCCGGCCCGGCGGGCGGCCTGCGCTGGACGGCCGTCGGGAGCGTCGCCGTGGTCGCGCTCGCCGCGGTCGCGTGGCGCCTCGTCCCCCGCCGCCCCGCGGAGGGCCCCGGCCGTGTGCGCCGCGCCCTGGCCCGCCTCGGGGAGGGGGCCGGCGTCCTCGGCCACGGGCCCGCCGCCCGCACGGCGACGGTCCTCGGCGTGGTCGCCCTCCTCGCGCGGGTGCTCAGCCTCTGCGCGCTCCTCGCCGCCCTCGGCGCGCCGCCGCAGGCCGCCCCGGTGGCGTTCAGCGTCATCGTCCTCGCCGGCATCGTGCCGGCGGCGCCCGGCGGGGCCGGGACGCGGGAGCTGGTGCTCGTCCCCGCCCTCGTCATGGCCTACGGGATGACCTCCGCCGACGCGTTGGCGTTCAGCCTCGCGGTCCAGGCGACGGCGCTGGCCAGCTCGCTCGTCGTCGGCCTTGTGGCGCTGGCGTGGCTCGCCACCGGTCCGCTGACGGGCCGCGGCGGCGACCTCGTCGCCGTCCCCGCCGACGGCGCCGGCGCACCGCTCTCCGCGGCGCTCAGCCCGCGCGCGCCAGGGGCACCGAGGCGCGGGGGGCGTCCGCCGACCACGCCTGCAGGAACGGGGTGA
- a CDS encoding ABC transporter ATP-binding protein: MTYAVEADGLGKTYRGGARGVIDLTFRVERGEVFGFLGPNGAGKSTTIRMMLDLIRPTTGTLRLLGRDPRRDGPEVRARMGYLPGDLRLYPRMTGAAIVAWAARLRRMTGTGDAAALAERLRLDLGRPVGDLSRGNRQKVGLVLAFMARPDLLVLDEPTSGLDPLMQQEFAAMVGTATARGATVFLSSHVLSEVQHVADRVAVVREGRLELVASVDDLRARASQHVEVTFAEPPPPGAFGDVPGVREVRRDGAVVLMSLDGPADPLVKRLARFDVVRIDSHEADLEDVFLGLYGDAGARAA; the protein is encoded by the coding sequence GTGACGTACGCCGTCGAGGCCGACGGCCTCGGCAAGACCTACCGGGGTGGCGCGCGCGGCGTCATCGACCTGACGTTCCGGGTCGAGCGGGGCGAGGTCTTCGGCTTCCTCGGCCCGAACGGCGCGGGCAAGTCCACCACCATCCGGATGATGCTCGACCTCATCCGGCCGACGACCGGCACCCTGCGCCTGCTCGGCCGGGACCCCCGGCGCGACGGGCCGGAGGTGCGCGCCCGCATGGGGTACCTGCCGGGTGACCTGCGGCTGTACCCGCGGATGACCGGCGCCGCCATCGTCGCGTGGGCCGCCCGCCTGCGGCGGATGACCGGGACGGGCGACGCCGCCGCCCTCGCCGAGCGCCTGCGGCTCGACCTCGGCCGCCCCGTCGGCGACCTCTCGCGCGGCAACCGCCAGAAGGTCGGCCTCGTGCTGGCGTTCATGGCCCGCCCCGACCTGCTCGTGCTCGACGAGCCGACGAGCGGGCTCGACCCGTTGATGCAGCAGGAGTTCGCGGCGATGGTCGGCACGGCGACGGCACGCGGTGCGACGGTCTTCCTGAGCTCCCACGTCCTGTCGGAGGTGCAGCACGTCGCCGACCGCGTCGCCGTGGTGCGGGAGGGCCGCCTCGAGCTCGTCGCGTCGGTCGACGACCTCCGCGCCCGTGCCTCGCAGCACGTCGAGGTCACGTTCGCGGAGCCCCCGCCGCCCGGCGCGTTCGGCGACGTCCCCGGCGTGCGGGAGGTCCGCCGCGACGGCGCCGTCGTGCTGATGTCGCTCGACGGCCCGGCCGACCCGCTCGTGAAGCGGCTCGCCCGGTTCGACGTCGTGCGGATCGACAGCCACGAGGCCGACCTCGAGGACGTCTTCCTCGGCCTCTACGGCGACGCGGGCGCCCGTGCGGCCTGA
- a CDS encoding AAA family ATPase, whose translation MTGRDAPAALVETHISVITMIGGYAYKLLKPVDTGFLDHRRREDRKASCDRETEVNRRFAPDVYLGVLDVVGPTGTPADHLVHMRRMPADRCLAALLDGPAAGDLVREVARAVARLHAAAPTSAEIAHAGSPGCVLGLWVEGLGALAAGAPGVVPAADLARAGDLAETYLAGRGDLLDARVRDGWVRDGHGDLLAADVFCLPDGPRILDCLAFADRLRHGDVLGDIAFLAMDLEDRGNPGLAGVLLDEWCTALGQDHPPSLAHAYVAYRAHVRAKVAAIRATQGDPSAAAHARSLHALALDHLDRAQVRLTLVGGPPGTGKTTVARGLAEAAGWVVLGTDPIRKDLAGRPHVPADPGAFGAGAYAPAAVGAVYDEMLRRARVLLRMGESVVLDASWGDGGRRGAARALARSCGARLTEIRCALDPEVAAARILRRRAAHEGASDATPAVAARMAAAEDPWPEARDLPTGAPPDEVLARARRLAAAPQEPRSRRSMASTATTATTSGRAISTAR comes from the coding sequence GTGACGGGCCGCGACGCCCCCGCGGCGCTCGTGGAGACGCACATCTCGGTGATCACGATGATCGGCGGGTACGCATACAAGCTCCTCAAGCCGGTCGACACGGGCTTCCTCGACCACCGGCGGCGGGAGGACCGGAAGGCGTCGTGCGACCGGGAGACGGAGGTCAACCGGCGGTTCGCCCCCGACGTCTACCTGGGGGTGCTCGACGTCGTCGGCCCGACGGGCACGCCCGCCGACCACCTGGTCCACATGCGCCGGATGCCGGCCGACCGGTGCCTCGCGGCGCTGCTGGACGGACCCGCGGCCGGGGACCTCGTGCGTGAGGTCGCGCGCGCCGTCGCCCGCCTGCACGCCGCCGCGCCGACGTCCGCGGAGATCGCACACGCCGGGTCACCGGGATGCGTGCTCGGCCTCTGGGTCGAGGGGCTGGGCGCGCTGGCGGCCGGGGCGCCGGGGGTCGTCCCGGCCGCCGACCTCGCGCGGGCCGGGGACCTCGCGGAGACGTACCTCGCGGGCCGCGGCGACCTGCTCGACGCCCGCGTCCGCGACGGGTGGGTGCGCGACGGCCACGGGGACCTGCTCGCCGCCGACGTCTTCTGCCTGCCGGACGGACCGCGCATCCTCGACTGCCTCGCGTTCGCCGACCGGTTGCGGCACGGCGACGTGCTCGGCGACATCGCGTTCCTCGCGATGGACCTCGAGGACCGCGGCAACCCCGGTCTCGCGGGTGTGCTGCTCGACGAGTGGTGCACGGCCCTCGGCCAGGACCACCCGCCGTCGCTCGCGCACGCCTACGTCGCGTACCGCGCCCACGTCCGGGCGAAGGTCGCGGCGATCCGGGCGACGCAGGGGGACCCGTCGGCGGCGGCCCACGCACGGTCGCTGCACGCCCTCGCCCTCGACCACCTCGACCGCGCCCAGGTGCGGCTGACGCTCGTCGGGGGGCCTCCGGGGACCGGGAAGACGACGGTCGCGCGGGGACTCGCCGAGGCGGCGGGCTGGGTCGTGCTCGGCACGGACCCCATCCGCAAGGACCTGGCCGGGCGTCCCCACGTCCCCGCCGACCCCGGGGCGTTCGGCGCCGGCGCCTACGCGCCCGCCGCGGTGGGGGCCGTGTACGACGAGATGCTGCGGCGCGCCCGGGTGCTGCTGCGGATGGGCGAGTCCGTCGTGCTCGACGCGTCGTGGGGCGACGGGGGCCGCCGCGGCGCGGCGCGCGCGCTCGCGCGGTCGTGCGGCGCGCGGCTCACCGAGATCCGCTGCGCGCTCGACCCGGAGGTCGCCGCCGCGCGCATCCTCCGCCGCCGGGCCGCCCACGAGGGGGCCTCCGACGCGACGCCCGCCGTCGCCGCCCGCATGGCGGCGGCGGAGGACCCGTGGCCCGAGGCCCGGGACCTGCCGACGGGTGCGCCGCCCGACGAGGTGCTCGCCCGCGCGCGGCGCCTGGCCGCGGCGCCTCAGGAGCCGAGGTCGCGGCGGTCGATGGCGAGCACGGCGACGACGGCGACGACGAGCGGCAGGGCGATCAGCACGGCGAGGTGA
- a CDS encoding glycerophosphodiester phosphodiesterase has translation MRAVVVGHRAGNTAEGVRAAVGVADVAEADVHLFRGRLEVRHGKTLGPLARQWERWHLLDRDAPRPSLHEIVAAAEGRIPLMLDLKGPDPRLGRRALDAARPLLPSPGVFVSARVWRTADRLRGAPGVTTLLSVGSRRGLGALLRRRAGSVEGVAIHRALLTPHVAAELRARAGLLWTWPVDDPDDARRICAWGVNGLISDAPGRLGMRSGDGWSGER, from the coding sequence GTGAGGGCGGTCGTCGTCGGGCACCGGGCGGGCAACACCGCCGAGGGCGTCCGCGCGGCGGTGGGCGTCGCCGACGTCGCCGAGGCCGACGTCCACCTGTTCCGCGGCCGCCTGGAGGTCCGGCACGGCAAGACCCTCGGTCCGCTGGCGCGCCAGTGGGAGCGCTGGCACCTGCTGGACCGCGACGCCCCCCGGCCGTCGCTCCACGAGATCGTCGCCGCCGCGGAGGGGCGCATCCCCCTCATGCTCGACCTGAAGGGACCCGACCCGCGACTCGGCCGACGGGCCCTCGACGCCGCGCGGCCCCTGCTCCCCTCCCCCGGGGTGTTCGTGTCGGCGCGGGTGTGGCGCACCGCCGACCGGCTGCGGGGGGCCCCGGGGGTGACCACGCTGCTCTCGGTGGGGAGCCGGCGGGGGCTGGGGGCGCTGCTGCGACGGCGGGCGGGGTCGGTGGAGGGGGTCGCGATCCACCGCGCGCTGCTCACCCCGCACGTCGCGGCGGAGCTCCGCGCGCGCGCCGGCCTGCTGTGGACGTGGCCCGTCGACGATCCCGACGACGCGCGCCGGATCTGCGCCTGGGGCGTGAACGGGTTGATCAGCGACGCGCCCGGGCGACTCGGGATGCGCTCCGGCGACGGCTGGTCCGGGGAGCGGTGA